The Montipora foliosa isolate CH-2021 chromosome 14, ASM3666993v2, whole genome shotgun sequence genome window below encodes:
- the LOC137984495 gene encoding uncharacterized protein, with product MATIEELQGIVAGLVSVVKDLTTNVSQVNNTVGNMAQSVPAPSQQSNSHSLRMPSIQLPSFRRDTVVQDDISEFLERFTQQTSHLPAETRLSLLEQQCVGDWPRSVLSIAKTTGGYAEKAAEEKLNTCIERLHAEFGESKEDKCRRLATELSALKQERGESVEQFAFKYKKLLHQLEKLGEKIAKDCPTFVISQFISKVNPLIAQHLVVKASEFETLDKIVEAARRVELSFQTPPTSSNTNQSLDEWKVTRPNAFVSSTALKPQDQHSYRQQRACYNCGETTHLSKYCPKPCKDTLKQAEICNNYNRCPKSNCEKDGNKCSNGRQHKCQRCNKWGCKAIRHSEHRPTSMTRTSAPSDEVSSLRQQLVVLSTRLNKFEAQCSENTSCSTPVVSSTQTLASPSRPPVPVTADPPSTSPPLFGLPAVTIPVSSAKPEAQLQHRNILWTSITSAGERLPLPLDSCCSVSLVSKVHADFVASKRPDLKYCPLEEFISVTAADPKSNLTAVATMEIPITWEAKTETVFTMLVVPGLVWPILFGENHLHATQALVDHYVPAVTFRHPSMQFRVHCSLDNPLKGFTSDSAPNASLSHERGQAASKPHVSVTCLLTGAPPPGVHKRSQALHRGLNFVTVCITLSAALMGRQVVRQPLWIEGKQIQPGVNVLSGPFDLSQISSHVTPDTTLSNSDPRYNARLVDLPETPHSVLDENVPNICSTYCTTLAVESKFKKTSIPENVILGDIRDMTNDDDAVLKEAADTTAKQLADGWLTWANTQPPPPSSSFSKNTGHKHCDVDSCAPKQWKRSVQTKEMEDSGLRSAMLSPFCDDLPEFDSEGPEFPPVEELNCDPYSPAYTDAIFQSLDLDGPVYLNVDADIMKRFKELICQYPTAFLLPGSPLRAVKGFEHRTDTGDAPPIYSHPYKKSPAELRAIKTEIERMLKLKIVQPSQSEWGSPCILVRKPPRFVVDYRRLNSVTQGDGYPIPSISSVLDAVGQGKVFAKYDLVSGYCQIPIRPSDQHKTAFCTHLRLYEFLRLPFGLKTAPNTFQRILNTVFADYLHKWLVVYVDDIIQWTMTDEEALAHYSLLFQRLVQVGMQLKPSKCTFFAREIEILGHRITQEGRAPISKGVEAILSMPTPTNISSVKRFLGLCGYFRDFIPCMSTRTHAL from the coding sequence ATGGCAACAATTGAAGAACTGCAAGGCATCGTGGCGGGACTTGTCAGTGTGGTAAAGGATCTAACTACAAATGTGTCTCAAGTTAATAACACAGTCGGTAACATGGCCCAGTCAGTTCCTGCACCGTCTCAACAAAGTAATTCTCACAGTCTTCGCATGCCTTCCATTCAACTTCCATCGTTTCGTCGAGACACCGTAGTGCAAGATGACATTTCGGAATTCCTCGAGCGCTTCACACAGCAAACATCACATCTTCCCGCCGAAACACGTCTTTCGCTTCTGGAACAACAATGTGTTGGCGACTGGCCACGATCTGTCCTGTCGATAGCCAAAACTACAGGAGGCTATGCCGAAAAAGCGGCAGAGGAAAAACTTAACACTTGTATCGAACGGTTACATGCAGAGTTTGGCGAATCGAAGGAAGACAAATGCCGCCGATTAGCAACCGAGTTGAGCGCTCTCAAACAAGAGCGTGGCGAGTCAGTTGAACAATTTGCGTTTAAATACAAAAAGCTGCTACATCAACTGGAGAAGCTTGGCGAGAAAATCGCGAAAGACTGTCCCACTTTTGTCATTTCACAGTTTATTTCTAAAGTGAATCCACTAATTGCTCAGCACCTCGTTGTAAAAGCTTCAGAATTTGAAACGCTCGACAAAATCGTCGAAGCTGCTCGTCGTGTTGAGTTGTCATTTCAAACTCCGCCCACTTCCTCAAATACAAATCAGTCGCTGGATGAATGGAAAGTAACACGCCCGAATGCGTTTGTTTCTTCCACCGCTTTAAAACCTCAAGATCAGCACTCCTATCGACAACAAAGGGCTTGTTACAATTGTGGAGAAACAACTCATTTGTCGAAATATTGTCCAAAACCCTGCAAGGACACTTTAAAGCAAGCTGAGATCTGCAACAATTACAATCGATGTCCAAAATCTAATTGCGAGAAAGATGGCAATAAATGCTCAAATGGCCGACAACACAAGTGCCAACGATGTAATAAGTGGGGTTGTAAAGCTATCAGACATTCTGAACATCGCCCAACAAGCATGACTCGTACTAGTGCTCCATCCGATGAGGTCTCTTCTCTCAGGCAACAACTTGTAGTCTTGTCTACTCGTTTAAACAAATTTGAAGCTCAGTGTTCAGAAAACACTTCATGTTCTACTCCTGTGGTATCTTCAACGCAAACCTTAGCTTCGCCCTCACGACCACCTGTTCCAGTCACGGCTGATCCGCCTTCAACCTCTCCTCCTTTGTTTGGTTTACCTGCAGTTACCATCCCTGTATCTTCAGCAAAACCAGAAGCTCAGTTACAACACCGCAATATTCTGTGGACCTCCATTACTTCTGCAGGTGAGCGTCTGCCCTTGCCGTTGGATAGCTGCTGTTCTGTATCTCTCGTGAGCAAAGTGCATGCTGATTTTGTAGCCTCTAAACGTCCTGACCTCAAGTATTGTCCCCTGGAGGAGTTCATTTCTGTTACAGCTGCAGATCCCAAGTCTAATCTTACAGCAGTTGCCACCATGGAAATCCCCATCACATGGGAAGCAAAAACAGAAACTGTCTTCACTATGCTAGTAGTTCCAGGTCTTGTTTGGCCAATACTCTTCGGTGAAAACCATCTTCATGCAACCCAAGCATTAGTTGATCATTATGTTCCTGCCGTCACCTTTCGGCATCCAAGCATGCAGTTTCGTGTCCATTGCTCCCTTGACAATCCACTAAAAGGCTTCACTAGTGACTCAGCACCAAATGCGTCCTTATCACACGAACGCGGACAAGCAGCGTCCAAGCCACATGTCAGTGTTACATGTCTTCTTACTGGGGCACCACCACCAGGTGTTCACAAACGTTCACAAGCCCTTCACCGTGGTCTTAACTTTGTTACAGTTTGCATCACCCTTTCTGCAGCTTTAATGGGTCGTCAAGTGGTACGACAACCGCTTTGGATCGAGggtaaacaaattcaaccagGTGTTAACGTTCTTAGTGGTCCCTTCGATCTAAGCCAAATATCAAGTCATGTGACACCAGACACCACTCTCTCCAACAGTGATCCACGCTACAATGCACGGCTCGTAGACCTTCCTGAAACCCCACATTCTGTTTTGGATGAGAACGTTCCTAATATATGTAGTACATACTGCACAACCTTGGCAGTGGAATCTAAATTCAAGAAGACAAGTATTCCTGAGAATGTCATTCTAGGTGACATTAGGGACATgacaaatgatgatgatgctgttcTTAAAGAAGCAGCTGACACTACTGCAAAGCAACTTGCTGATGGTTGGCTTACATGGGCAAACACACAGCCGCCACCTCCTTCATCCTCTTTTTCAAAGAACACTGGGCATAAGCATTGTGACGTAGACTCTTGTGCACCAAAGCAGTGGAAACGTTcagtccaaacaaaagaaatggaagATTCTGGTCTCCGCTCAGCAATGTTGTCTCCCTTCTGTGATGACTTACCAGAATTTGATAGTGAAGGTCCCGAGTTTCCTCCAGTCGAAGAATTGAATTGTGACCCTTACTCACCCGCCTACACGGACGCTATATTTCAATCCTTGGATCTAGATGGCCCGGTGTATTTAAATGTTGATGCTGATATTATGAAGCGATTCAAAGAACTTATCTGTCAATATCCTACTGCATTTCTCCTCCCTGGGAGTCCACTCAGAGCTGTTAAGGGATTCGAGCACAGAACTGACACAGGGGATGCCCCTCCCATTTACAGTCACCCATACAAGAAAAGCCCAGCTGAACTTAGAGCAATCAAAACAGAAATCGAACGGATGCTTAAACTCAAGATAGTACAACCAAGTCAGTCAGAATGGGGTTCTCCATGCATCCTGGTTCGCAAACCTCCCAGATTCGTGGTGGACTATCGTCGTCTAAACAGTGTAACACAAGGTGACGGTTACCCTATCCCATCCATCTCAAGCGTTCTGGATGCTGTAGGCCAAGGAAAAGTATTTGCAAAATATGATTTGGTCAGCGGTTATTGCCAGATTCCTATTCGACCGTCAGACCAACATAAAACAGCATTCTGTACGCATCTCAGACTGTatgaatttctcaggcttcCCTTTGGATTGAAAACCGCACCGAACACTTTTCAACGGATTTTGAACACTGTGTTTGCAGATTATCTGCACAAGTGGCTTGTTGTCTATGTGGATGACATAATTCAGTGGACAATGACAGACGAGGAAGCCCTTGCACATTATTCGTTGTTGTTCCAGAGACTGGTTCAAGTTGGCATGCAACTCAAACCTTCTAAATGTACATTCTTCGCAAGGGAAATTGAAATACTGGGACATCGAATCACCCAAGAAGGTCGAGCACCCATCAGCAAAGGAGTAGAAGCAATCCTATCCATGCCCACACCAACAAACATTTCTTCAGTCAAACGTTTTCTTGGACTTTGTGGTTATTTCCGAGACTTCATTCCTTGTATGTCTACCCGAACACATGCCCTGTGA